GCGGAGCTTTACGACGCGGCGTTTCAGGACATTCGCGTCCGCCAAGACGAATGGAAATGGCTGAACGAACATCTACCCGCGGGCAAGATCGACGTGCTCGACATCGGCTGCGGAAACGGCGCCTTGCTGAACGCCCTGAGCGACCGGATCGCAACGGGAGTCGGCGTCGATGAATCCGCCGCCATGATCGAACGGGCAAGACGCAAGAATTCTGAAATTTCAAATTTGAGATTTGAAACCATTGACGGCCCTATCTTGCCGTTTCCCGATAATTCGTTTGACGTCGTGACGTCGCTGATGTCATTCCGCTACTTGGATTGGGATCCGCTGTTGGCTGAGATAAAGCGCGTGACGCGGCCGGGCGGCAAGCTGCTGATCGTCGATATGGTCACGGTTCCCGTGAAAACCGCCGAATATCCGCGGCTGATCGGCGACAAGCTCCGCACCATGCGCAACCAAAAGGCCAACGTACGTTTCGACGCGGCGTTAAAAGAACTGGTCTCGCATCCTGACTGGAAAAAGATGCTCGAATACAATCCCATTCGCTCCGAACACGAGATGAAATGGTATCTTGAGAGCCGTTTTCCCAGCCGCAAAATGGAGATACTCAATATGGCGTGGCATTCGCGGATCGTGGCATTTGACAGCGGCCCGGTCGAACGCGGCATCGAAGCGAAACTGACGTATCCGTAATGAACTGCCCGCAAATATAACGAATATCCGCGAATGTTGGTTTGGGATCTTTTATTTGTGTTCATTCGCTTTATTCGCGGGCATGATTTTCTTGATGAATATAAAACTCGGCATCATTGATTGGGGCATCGGCGGCGTGGGCGTTTATCGCGAGATAAAGAAACGCGCGCCGCAGGCGTCGATCGTCTATTTTTCCGATACGGGCGTGACTCCTTACGGCAGGCTTTCACGCATTCAACTCGCCAAAAGGCTCGGCCTGATAATTGAATATCTTCATAGTAATGGCTGCGGAGCCGTCGTGATCGGCTGCAACGCGGCAAGCACGGC
This sequence is a window from Acidobacteriota bacterium. Protein-coding genes within it:
- a CDS encoding class I SAM-dependent methyltransferase translates to MSKSGVVLIIYTTKYRLGGHQFPVVAETLAAEKRDAGSEVLVRAVESKRYVLAAIAEVAEGGKQIAEFIFVGHSGMYGPMFGTVAFPEQFSPYEWEQISIPFAADGSASFYCCRSARWFAPFFARTFGVPAYGFFWYTTFSRDKERYVAAGDSTRPPLYTIGCKGRKSHGIKATFQKRLGMMPAEKMKRFEPRPANGNASYDKVAELYDAAFQDIRVRQDEWKWLNEHLPAGKIDVLDIGCGNGALLNALSDRIATGVGVDESAAMIERARRKNSEISNLRFETIDGPILPFPDNSFDVVTSLMSFRYLDWDPLLAEIKRVTRPGGKLLIVDMVTVPVKTAEYPRLIGDKLRTMRNQKANVRFDAALKELVSHPDWKKMLEYNPIRSEHEMKWYLESRFPSRKMEILNMAWHSRIVAFDSGPVERGIEAKLTYP